GGCGGGGTTTCCATGGTATTCACCAAACGTGTGTGTGTTTATCCTCCCACCAATTctggaaatatttaaaaaacaatgattttaaattttctcAGGAAATTCTGTTTCTATTTATATAATAAGAAGTAAATGAATTCAGTGAGTAAACACAAATACCAGGTTTATGGTGATGATGATATTTGAGCTCCTAATTAGAATGATAATGTGGGGTTTTTAACAAATCAAATAATCAACAAAATTTTTTCGTTTCTTAATTTCGTTTGCTGTGTCTTTAAGATAGAGTAATGGCGTGGATCAACAGCAGCGTAACCGTGCTTGCTTTCTATCACGGGTGTGTTTACAATGTGTTTTATACCGGTCGCTGGCCTCCAGAACCTGTACATCCGTGAAGCCAGATTGGACAAGGTGCTCTGCTGCCGACAGCCCGGCCATTCCGGCCCCCACCACAATTACGCTGCCCTTGGTGGACATTTTTCTGTCAAAAATCTGTAAATACAATAACGTCTTGTAAGATTCACACATATATTGAATAATTCCCTGATTAGAATGCGTTGTTTCATCAGGGACAGATCATACAATGTATACCAGGGACGAATCATATAATGTATACCAAGGACGGATCATACAATGTATACCAGTGACGGATCACAAAATGTATACCAGGGACGgattatacaatgtataccagGGACGGATCATACAATGTATACCAGGGACAGAATGTATACCAGGGACGGATCATACAATGTATCAGGGATAGATCATACAATGTATACCAGGGACGGATCATACAATgtataccatattttgtacatccttttctgctatttctaaatatgcatttaaattttatacagtatcagaaAACTTACACATAATGTATACCAGGGACGGATCATACAATGTATACTAGGGACGGATCATACAATGTATACCAGGGACAGATCATACAATGTATACCAGGGACGGATCATACAATGTATACTAGGGACGGATCATACAATGTATAACAGGGACAGAATGTATACCAGGGACGGATCATACAATGTATACCAGCGACAGATCATATAATGTATACCAGGGACGGATCATACAATGAATACCAGGGACAGAATGTATACCAGGGACGGATCATATAATGTATACCAGGGACGGATCATACAATGTATACCAGCGACAGATCATATAATGTATACCAGGGACGGATCATACAATGTATACCAGGGACAGATCATATAATGTATACCAGGGACGGatcatacaatgtatacaaGGGACGGATCATACAATGTATACTAGGGACAGATCATACAATGTATACCAGGGACAGATCCAGGATCTTTTTTAAATGGGAGTTCACCTTCAAAATGCGTTATGTCTACCTTTTCAATGCAAAATTGTCTgataaaaaggggggggggaggttcCTACCCCCCGAACCCCCTATGGATCCGCAACTGTATACTGAACCGGTTGTAGTAGGTAGTAGCTATAGGATGCTCCCTTCACAACCCGGAAAGCCGGGTTCCATTTTCGATCCTGTCGCCGAAGTCGTTTAACAAAGGTATTGATTGTTCCTTCGTCAAGCACTCGGTGCCCGGCATTAGAAGCGAGCGTCAAGGGTCTTTCGGATGTGGCCATAAAAACAGAGGTTCTAAGTCACGGTaggcgttggcatgataaagaaccatCACTTCTACGACCGTAAGCGCACTTTACCTAAAACTGGTGACGCCTTTACATTTATGAATAATTCTCGGTCAAGCagccaaaaaaaacaacaacaaataagaggcccacaggccttaacagtcacctgaatactagtgaaaaagtatcactacttccatgggttatgaaatctagaaaacaaattcctgttctgaatatctaagctaaattataatgttcagcaacagtataaaacaagatgtgttcttaaaacttcaatgccctcaaaagtgcatacactgatgaaaggctttaaataataggtgtattaacattaaacatcaaaatatattactaatttggactcatcctaaagtcataactctgggttgtgaaattcaccattttttgtacatccttttctgctatttctaaatatgtatttagattttatacagtatcagcaaacttacacataaatactatatacactaagtttggccccaccctggggtcaaaacccttactctggggaaaatgaaatttacaattttggtaaaagactacctgccctatccatttagttttaatttagcatcaaaagcactaaagaaaatgttatttaagtgttttacacaaaaacactatataacaagtttggccccgccttggggtcagaacccctaccccggggatcatgaaatttacaattttggtagaagccttcctgttctacgtccctatgcatttagtttttcttacatgtgtgtggtcattgagaagaagatttttgaaaatttgtcattttggagCAGTTTTGCCCTGCCCCATAGGCCCCAGGGGCATGCAGGATtcctgaaatttacgatttatgttctctttgttccaaatatgtttcataccaaatttggaaagaattggaatgatagttatcaagaagttaaaaatgtttattgttcacacatttaataactgaccattttggccccaccttgatacaaaaacccctacccctgggatcatcaaatttaaaattttggtaaaggactacctgttctttctaaatatctattgactttcaatttagtatcaatagcattaaagaagatgttattaagtgttttacacataaacactatataacaagtttggccccaccctggggtcagaacccctaacccggggatcatgaaatttacaattttggtagacgccttcctgttctacatcactatggatttagtttttcttacatgtgtgtggtcattgagaagaagatttttgaaaattggtgaattttgggcagtttttgccccgcccctagggccccaggggtgctggagtcctgaaatttacaatttatgtccccctgtcccaatgatgcttcataccaaatttgaaaagaattggactggtagttattaagaagaagttaaaaatgttcaattgttaacacacgacggacgacgacggacgaaaaccaattgcaataggtcacctgagtttactcaggtgacctaaaaactcaAAGACCATCATATGCTGGTAAGCCAGAGTCCAATGAATGTCTTCATTCGTCGTTGAGCATCTGATTCTTTTTTATGACACGTGGTGTAAGTGGGGTATGATCCGACTATTGTATGTATTCCATTTTCgtaaaagaaatattgcattcatTTTGTGTGTTGGACCATCATTGTTTCCAATGTTTtcgcctttgatatctttacaaattgtaatgatagccatttcctcatgaatgcgttgtgaacaatcttgatgaatatattgcgtctattttaacgacttggaattctgacaaaaatgaaagtagaatgtaaatatgttttgaaaatatatgagagtatgaactgcaacgttTGATGacagcatatatttcataaaacgcTAACGCACTTCATGAATAAGCAGGCGTGAAGCGACACAGTTCTTTCACTCCTGGGGTTTGAAAACAAAGCCACCCAAATCAGCAACAGTTTATCTAATCTCTATTTTAACAAGGTCGGACATGATTTCTTACTCCTGTCTAGTTTCCAACAATGGTTTTAGTATCTCGTCCACTTGTTGTCCCAGATCTTTGAAACAGTCCCTATAATTCTACTAAGTCATGCACAAAGTATCCCCCACGAACCCTCATGAACTTTCTAAGTAAAGGATAATGAATTGCTTACTAACCTGTACCTTCACAGAGTGGACCTATGTCACAACCTAGATAGCAAACAATGAACGATAACTCCAAATGGAGTGATAGGTAATTTATGGCAGAGTTTGTGAATGCATATTCATGATTGGTAAATGCATGCCCCTATAACTTGTACTCTGTTTACAAACAGACATTTTTAACATCCAGTATACTGTTATCAAATCTTGTAAATATGTTGACTTTCAATGCGTAAGGGGACAGTTGTAATGAAATGTTATCGAAATTCTAGATTACATTGTAAAAATCAAACTCGACCCCACCCCCTCTCTCATCTGTTTCTTTTTGTCAAAAAAAATAATGTCCCAGCTCCAACGCCTAGCTACATGTTTATAATACTATACTGTGATATGTTAATGGTACTCAATATTACAAaaacatatacatttgtatatcgTAACCACATACTTCTAAGACTAAAATCACATTTGTGCAAGTACCTGATTTGCAATTTAtgatttgtaattttgtttgtGTAACATCAAGCAGACACGTAGAATTGGGGGAGGGGACCTAACTGACAACGTTCATATTCCGTTATTTTTGCATATAAAGTTAGTTATTTTCAACTGTAAAGTAAACTTCATTGACttacaaccccctccccctgaaTGTTACCATTCTTGATTTGTAAGAACTGCAAATATGTAAGCTTTAACCCAatttaggattttgaagttAAGAACATATTTTAggttgaggggggggggatttttattttttgcttgaCAAAAACTTTTTCGGCTGATCCCCTTTTTTCTTGAAAAATGATGCTACGTGCCTGTCAAGCGTTTGTAATGGTGCTGGGGGTAGGTCTAGAGAAGTACTACCCCTCCGGGAAGCAGACAATACTCACTAAAGTCACGTGTCAACTCATCCTTTACGCGATACCAGGCGCGTaaccagaaagaaaatgaaatgtatgcaaAGTATGGCAAGAGGTCTGAAGGTCGCTTTAAGGCCCCTAGTGGATCCAGGGCAAAGTCCTCGTGGGGGCCCAGGGGACAaagtccccggaagctcctgggtataaccaatgaaatcacctattatttttgtacacagaaacagggtttcttgtcaatttctAAACCCAAcagaattcacaaaattattttcttaagtCTTTTATTATGCCAACTCTCCTTGTGAACTTGGACTGACTTTACATTCGTTTTACGAATATTTTTCGCTGTTTTCGACTGCATGTTATATAAGGTAAATTAATGTTACTGATAACAGAAATATCCTAATCCGTctactaaatgtaatatatggTGCACATTTGAGTGATATTCAAcatgatgttaatgatttgatttgaaattcaaaaggtctttaaatttgattgaatggaTATTATGATGCTGATTAAATTACAAACCGGGGACTATATGATGCAGTTATTTTTAGGCACAAATATTCTAACGGCAAagacttctctctctctctctctctctctctctctctctctctctctctctctctcaaatgatgtgtacgcagttgcgtacttgcgtataggcagTTTCGCGCCTGGATACAAATGAGCTCAAATCTGAATGTGGCACATTAATGAAAACCCCCACATATTCTCAGAAGCCTGAATCCGCGCCTGTCACTAACGACCTCATCACTCTAAGTGAGCTTGTCCATACAGCAAAGCTGTGTTAGTCAATAAAACTATTTTATTCTAAAATATATCGACAATACTACAGATTGACTGATTTAACGTCAGATACATATGTACAGGCCTATAGTTTTTATCTTTGCTCgtaaatcattatttatcacATGatcaatgcatgtacatgtacaaccatcAAGAGTAGGTACTAACTTGCATTACACAATTACAGTATGGATTAATGATGCTGCAGATATAAACAATTATGCAAGCATTTAATTTCTACCTGTAATGGCTGCTTTTAAACAGCTTACTCACACGCCTCGAACAGAAATCCACGTCTTTCCACGTTCTATTTATAGAAATCTTAGTTACTACTGTCATTGGCCGACAGCATACCGCGTAAAGATTCAGCAAGgtatggtatttatgtatacacATAAAGTAAGGACtcaagaatatacatgtatatatacaaacatgAATTGTCAATTTCTCACAAGAGGGCGTAATTTCGCacgcgggaacgataactctggtaGAGATCAATGAATATTATACGTGTACTTCCTAGaactttaatgttttaaaaatgtgcATGGGAGCTAAACAACAAGCGaatttcttaaaatatcttaaacatctagtttgccaatacaagactgcattgggtcaaatgctgtctgacgtgtttcatacctattgttaggtcgttcttggcacactgattttgactacggataactccgtttacctgatcaagatatagggctcacggcgggtgtgaccggtcgataggggatgcttactcctcctaggcacctgatccctcccctggtgtgtccaggggtccgtgattgcccaattctctattttgtattctttaatataggagttatgagattgattactgttcgttattttcaccattCACACAAAACAAGAAGTTAATTCACGTGATTCCACCAACAATAGCTTTACTTTGATTGatacaaagaaacaaaataccGTAAGATTGCTTGAATTGTAAAACAGTCATATCTCGATATTACGAGTTACATGTAGTATCTATATGGTTACGTTAAAGGGtattttctttccaaaaacatAAGGActagaaattattcaaatcggCAAAATTAAACTTAATAAATTTTCTAGCGTAGAGACGATTATTCTACGATGACTATTATGTAAGGCTATAAGTCGTTATAATGGTGACGAGAGAATGCTCATTTCTTGTTCCTTCCAAATGAATAAGTGACGATATATTTCACTCAATTCAACAAAAAGACCAACTTTCCATTGTGAAGAAAGAatgtgacatttttttttatctttaaaaaaaaactaaactaATCAAATTGTATGGCAATGgtttgtcaatttttttaaaatagagaTTACTCAATATTTGAGCGAAAAATCAGTCACCTAGATGCAGATTCTATCGagaatatacatgtgcatgtatttttactatttttaatGTCAACCCACCAATTAATGATATCTGCCTATTTTTTCTTATGGGTGATGAAGGAGGAagacatgaaatattaaaaaaaaaaaaaaaaaaaaaaaaaacccactaattAATATTAAGACTACATGGATTTGTAGATATTGCTGtaactatatgtatataagtAAGTCGATTAAGGAAAAATTCGTCCGGATAATTAAGTGATAGCCCTTAAACAAAAAGACAATACCACAATATCGTTAAGTGACATCACTTCTGATAATCATTTCAAATTGATGCTATCCCATAAAATTAAACAGGTACTATTTCGCATAACAAAGTTCCTGTAATATCGGTTGATAGTATGTACCAGTATTTTGGATCGAATATTCTTGATAGGCCGACAGTTTTAATTCATGTGGGGaaacagttttaaaatcaatatatctGAGGACATCTGACTCACTTAATTGCAGCAGAATCAAAATCCTCCGGTTTAAGGAATAAAATCCAAACCCCTCCCTCCAGTCCAAAAGTCGAGTTGCGTACAAGTCAATGAAAATTACGACACTTGTATAAATTTTAGATGCTAACACGCCTATtgacaacaagaggcccacaggccttatcggtcacctgagtactagtgaaaaagtatcactacttccaagggcgatgaaatctagaaaaaaaaaatgttctgttctgaatatctaagctaaattctattcttcagcaacagtataaaacaagatgtgttcttaaaacttcaatgccatcaaaagtgcatacactgatgaaaggctttaaataataggtgtattaacattaaaacatcaaaagagaagactaatttggactcatcctaaagtcataaccttgggttatgaaattcacaaatttttgtacatcctcttctgctattcctaagtatgcatttagattttatacggtATCAgaaaacttacacataaatacatgtactatataccaagtttggccgtaccttggggtcagaacccttactctggggatcatcaaatttacaattttggtaaaagactacctgctctatccatttagtataaatagcatTAAGAAGATGtcattcaagtgttttacatattaacactatataactagtttggccccgccctgtggtggtcagaacctctacccccgagatcatgaaatttacaatattggtagagaccttcctgctctacatcactatgcattagtttttcttacacatgtgcagttctagagaagatttttgaaaattggtctattttgggcagtttttgcctcaTCCCTAAATCCCCAGGGCTgcagaaatcctgaaatttacaattcatgtcccccttgttccaaatatgtttcatactaaatttgaaatgaattggaatgatagttatcaagaagaagttaaaaatgtctattgttcacacatttaataactgaccattttggccccaccctgataccaatatcccatacccctgggatcatcaaatttaaaattttggtaaaggactacctgttctttctaaatatctatttagtttcaatagcactaaagaagatgttatttaagtgttttacacactatatactaagtttggccccgccctggggtccgaacccctaccccggggatcatgaaatttacaattttggtagaggccttcctgttctacatcactatgcatttagtttttctttcacatgtgtggttcgttattgagaagaagatttctgaaaattagtaaattttgggcagtttttgccccgtccctaaggccccaagggtgctggagtcctgacatttataatttatgtctcccttgtcccaatcatgcttcataccaaatttgaaaagaattggacaggtagttatcaagaagttaaaaatgtctattgttcagacatttaataactgaccattttggccccaccctgataccaaaatccctCCCCCTGggttcatcaaatttaaaattttggtaaaagactacctgttctttctaaatatctatttagtttcaatttagtatcaatagtattaaagaagatgttatttaagtgttttacacataaacactatacactaagtttggtcccgccctggggtcagaacccctaccccgggaatcatgaaatttacaattttggtagaggccttcctgttctacatcactatgcatttagtttttctttcacgTGTGAGGttcgttcttgagaagatttttgaaaattggtaaattttgggcagtttttgccccgcctctaaggccccaggggtgctggagtcctgaaatttataatttatgtcccccttgcccaaatgatgcttcataacaaatttgaaaagaattggacaggtagttatcaagaagaagttaaaaatgttcaattgttaacgcacgacggacgacaaccaattgcactaggtcacctgagtttccTTTAAAAACCAAGTGTTAGTGTCTGTTGTTTCTCCATCATAAATCTATTATGATCTGGACAAATAATTCAAACGTTTTTAAACTAGTGACCTTGAATTCGGCCAAATGACCATACGACATATCTCCCCGTTATATAAGAAACCCGTGTCCAGTCTGCGCTTCCAATGTCTTTGCTACACAGAAATAAGCAGAAAGCAAGTCTGAGTTTGGGGTCACAAGATCGGAAACGAAAGGACACAAACAGACAAAATGGCTACATGTATCTTAATTGTGACCATCATACTTATCTAGTACAAAACTGAAATATCCCTAACTCTGAATAATTCACCCCACGTGCATAATCATTCACTTTCATTATTGATTTAGAGTCATTTTTGGGCATCCGACAGAAACCACTTTGCCATATGACTTTGCATAATCACGTGGTTGTTTTCACTTTCTACTATAATTAAtacagttcattcattattaatatcgattattttaatttttgttggtAATAATTCACAAGACATTTAGCTTCTCTAATTCCCGATTCCATTGCACCATGTGCTGTTGAGTAGAATTGAGGGTGTGTCGCTTCCCCAGCAAACAACACAACAGGTGCCCCATTCACACACAGGGGTTCTGCCAGACACTCGATGTCAGCATTGGATGATGAGTGCGAAAGATAACTGTAGGATCCGCGCGTAAATTTATTGGATTTCCAGGCGGATCTAATGATTGCGACAGGTTCGGGTATATTAGGATTGCCTAAGAATTGTCGGATCAGTTCCATACATTGCGCTATGACTTCCTGGTCCGTCAGACTCTCTACATGCTCCGCCGCTTCCCCGTGAATCCAGCCCAGTAATGTGTTCTCGTTGTTAAGAACTTCCTCAAAACCATACAGACTTCGATACCATGCATTTGCTCTGTTTCTTGCATTAGTTGTTTTCCAGGCAAACTCCACGACACCTTTCCCAGGTTTCCAAAACGGTGTTTTCCACTGTAAGAATATCTTATTCACCGTTCCATACCCCATCGCTTTTATGGACTCAATTTTGGTCGGTGGCAGCGGCGGCACAAACATCTTTGAGTGACAAGATTTCAGAACTCCCAAAGAACACGTGACCAGGACATGGTTAGCTTTAAATGTCTGTTTTCCAGCTGGTGTTTTACAAGTGATTGTGACAAGGTTTGATTGGGTACTTCCATAATGAATGCATTCAACTGCAGTATTGAAAAGTACAGTATTTTGTTGCAATTTCTGCATAATGACGTCAAGAACACTTCTATAACCCTTTGGCAATATAATATTCCCACCATCTATCTCTCTGTAGTGACCAGCATATCTTACAGGCATCTTTTCTAAATCATCTCCCGCATCTAAGGCAAGGAAATTCAACACGAGATTAAATAATGCTTTAATGTCCGAATGTTGGCTTTCTGGAAAGTCTTTCAGTCTTTTCCTTAACGCAGAGGTCATGTGACTAGCCAGATCCGTGCCGTCGTCTATATCCTCGGGTACAATATCCTCCAATCCCATTTCTTCTTTCTCATATATCCTCCAAACTGTGTCAGTCAGAGAGCTGCTTATTTTTCTTCCATCCTCCGTGTAGGCATATCCCTCCACACTGTAAAACAGTTCAAGATGATAAGTGTTGCGCACTTGGTATAGCATACATAAATGTACAGATTATATAAATACGTACGATTCAGTAAGTAcgttaatatatatacataatgcCATTTCACGCCGTCTTATAAGAAAACTCAAATTAAAACCAATTTGCAGCATTAACAGatagctgggttttttttctataaaattggaacttggaaatatttttctcatcacagtcattcaaaatattactCTGTTAAACACTATTCTGATTCTACACACAAACACTTTGAAGTGAATTAAGCTATTGAAAAGATGTCAGAGTggttcattgacaatatctatgtCGTATTTGTCAGAGTggttcattgacaatatctatgtCGTATTTGGAGaccagtttcacaaaactatcttacgactaaaatttgtcataagatccatcatagctgtttcacaaaactgtcataTCTTAAGATTGTTAGAAATCTTACTTAAGATTGTTAGAAATCTTAAGACATCCAGATACTTGTCTTAAGTCTATACCGAACTATGCTTTGCTAAGAGATAGGTAGGTCGTCCGGAGGGAACGTGGTTTGAAGGACTGAAACAATCTATTCGAACATATGGAGGATGTAGACATCATTGATAAGTTTCGTATACCACGACATGTCATCTTTATGATGAACTCAATATTCGTTTAGAATATCCCACAGCTAACTTTTTCCTACTTTCGCTGTTAAGTCTTGTccactttttcttcatttcttccCCCTACCGGACACAATCAGTTGAATTTACAGCATGTACTCTAGAAGTGACATCTCCCCAAGTTTccttcatacatgtaacattggaactgtagttttgttttacaaacaaatgtcTTTTCTTTTCTCCACCTCGTCATTGAATACCGTTCATTTACTGTTTGTAGACACAAAAGCAGTGTTGGGTGAATCTATTTCTTCACGTTTTTATGTTTGGTTAGTTTTCgtactatttcatttcattcagttattggctttttcacatacatgtaggaaATCCTTTGCgcccagtatacatgtatagtcgAACGTGCGTACCCGTTTTGTTCGATTAATGCGATGTTCGTTATGAATTTGCTTAATTATTACCTGTGTCTTGGGTTTTCCCTACCCACCCACGCTCTCGTTTACGGAATACCTTTTTTCTATTCAGTACgtgtatattattttgttgaataaaactAAGTGCGGCGTTGCTAACTTGTACCTATTGtcctttttctttatatttcaaattagttaagcaaatgttttattttcGGAGGAGAGGAATGGgggagaaaataaaaaaaaatatatatatcagactTTGATATAGTGTTTctataaaaatatcattcaGTGTTTTCATATCACAATAtctgaaatcaaatagtatATAAACCGagtgtaacttttgaaatacaaaataaagtgtaagtttaaatgattaaaaaagaagtacaatgtatcaaattttatgaatatattaaatgattacaaatgcctaaaatcgtaatatttcaatttcctatttatagttttatatacttcaatctttcagatacatgtaacatttaaattcatCCATGCAGTCAAAAGATTATAAAGGAAACACGATACAAAGTAACGAGTACAACAACGTCCTAAGATATatcttaacgtagttccacactcctgtgacgtcataagattttgcaaagtcaatgatttaatgacttgaacataaattttgttggagtctttttcaatagttattttaaaaaattgccagccataaaatatttcaaaagtcttagttatatttgaatagtcaatgatatgtttcaaaatattgaatccaaggacaataactccgttttcaataaattatttatcaagcccattatgcaatagatttcctttatttttcactaacattttaccaaggtgataaggaatcattatctgtgtctttgtGAAATTACATagaattttaatccatgagtgattttgaatagctcagctgtatggtgccagacttcggttttttatgggggtatacatacccCAGAAGCTATAAATtcgaaattattaaggaaaggtatggatttttttcgataaataactataatatatgtacatctactaatataaacagaaaaaatgatatgtaaaccatgctataaggaaactGTGTCAACATTTATtagttttttaacattttggagaacaacgctaattcaataattctgcacttattattctaaaacttgatgaacatattgaaaatgacatgtatTTTAGTTGTTGAAATGTTTCTTGAtcaataaatgcaattaaacaattttcttgttgtttttattttaaaataacgacaaataactgtttccaatgaatttcataaaaatctacataggggtacatgacttcagtagtgtctgtaatgaaaattaatatggaaatccttaactaatttgcattttttcattactctgaatgttaatttattgattccaaacaaaaaaatgctacctaaacccca
This genomic window from Ostrea edulis chromosome 4, xbOstEdul1.1, whole genome shotgun sequence contains:
- the LOC125668697 gene encoding spermine oxidase-like, whose translation is MSTRGSVIVVGAGMAGLSAAEHLVQSGFTDVQILEASDRIGGRINTQKFGEHNEKPALIELGANFIHGSKGNAVFSLAKKNNLLNPYVDSESVEGYAYTEDGRKISSSLTDTVWRIYEKEEMGLEDIVPEDIDDGTDLASHMTSALRKRLKDFPESQHSDIKALFNLVLNFLALDAGDDLEKMPVRYAGHYREIDGGNIILPKGYRSVLDVIMQKLQQNTVLFNTAVECIHYGSTQSNLVTITCKTPAGKQTFKANHVLVTCSLGVLKSCHSKMFVPPLPPTKIESIKAMGYGTVNKIFLQWKTPFWKPGKGVVEFAWKTTNARNRANAWYRSLYGFEEVLNNENTLLGWIHGEAAEHVESLTDQEVIAQCMELIRQFLGNPNIPEPVAIIRSAWKSNKFTRGSYSYLSHSSSNADIECLAEPLCVNGAPVVLFAGEATHPQFYSTAHGAMESGIREAKCLVNYYQQKLK